In Sideroxyarcus emersonii, one DNA window encodes the following:
- the glgC gene encoding glucose-1-phosphate adenylyltransferase codes for MVQEMRSPRFISALTKNTVALVLAGGRGSRLHNLTDWNAKPAVQFGGKFRIIDFPLSNCINSGIRRIGVVTQYKAHTLIEHIQKGWGFLRGEFNEFLALLPAQQRIQEEWYRGTADAVFQNIDILRGYNPEYIVILAGDHVYKMDYGEMLAYHVSSDADMTVGCIDVPVADASSFGVMTVDDKDRIVKFAEKPRNPAEIPGKPGRALASMGIYVFNARFLYEQLIRDADTKKSTHDFGHDIIPYLIDRYRVYAHRFEKSCVGMSDGGGAYWRDVGTIDAYWEANMEMVSVTPALDLYDKSWPIWTYQEQLPPAKFVFNDDDRRGVAIDSMVSGGCIISGARVQHSLLFSDIRVGARSEITDSVILSGARIGEDVKLGRVVLDNNCVIPDGMRIGFDQEEDARRFHVSPGGITLVTPDMLGQSIHHIR; via the coding sequence ATGGTTCAGGAAATGCGTTCACCACGATTCATCAGTGCTTTGACAAAGAATACCGTGGCTTTGGTGCTGGCGGGAGGACGCGGTAGCCGCCTGCATAACCTGACGGACTGGAATGCCAAACCGGCGGTGCAGTTCGGCGGCAAGTTCCGCATCATCGATTTTCCCCTGTCGAATTGCATCAATTCCGGCATCCGCCGCATCGGCGTGGTGACGCAATACAAGGCGCATACGCTGATCGAACACATCCAGAAGGGCTGGGGTTTCCTGCGCGGCGAGTTCAACGAGTTCCTGGCCTTGCTGCCGGCACAGCAGCGCATCCAGGAAGAGTGGTATCGGGGTACCGCAGACGCGGTATTCCAGAACATCGATATCCTGCGCGGCTACAATCCGGAATATATCGTGATCCTGGCAGGCGACCACGTCTACAAGATGGACTACGGCGAGATGCTGGCTTACCACGTGAGCAGCGATGCCGACATGACGGTCGGCTGCATCGATGTGCCGGTGGCCGACGCATCGTCGTTCGGCGTGATGACGGTCGACGACAAGGACCGTATCGTCAAGTTCGCCGAGAAACCAAGGAATCCCGCCGAGATTCCGGGCAAGCCCGGGCGTGCCCTGGCCAGCATGGGGATCTATGTGTTCAACGCCAGGTTCCTGTACGAACAGCTGATCCGCGATGCCGACACCAAGAAATCGACGCACGACTTCGGCCACGACATCATCCCTTACCTGATCGACCGCTATCGCGTTTATGCGCACCGGTTCGAAAAGAGTTGCGTCGGCATGAGCGACGGCGGCGGGGCCTACTGGCGCGATGTGGGAACCATCGATGCGTATTGGGAGGCCAATATGGAGATGGTCAGCGTGACACCGGCGCTGGACCTGTACGACAAGAGCTGGCCGATCTGGACCTACCAGGAACAATTGCCGCCGGCCAAGTTCGTCTTCAACGACGACGACAGGCGCGGCGTGGCGATCGATTCCATGGTGTCGGGGGGCTGCATCATCAGCGGTGCGAGGGTGCAGCATTCCCTGCTGTTCTCGGATATCCGGGTGGGCGCGCGCAGCGAGATCACCGATTCGGTGATCCTGTCCGGCGCGCGCATCGGCGAAGATGTGAAACTGGGCCGGGTGGTGTTGGACAATAATTGCGTGATACCGGACGGCATGCGGATCGGTTTCGATCAGGAGGAGGATGCGCGCCGCTTCCACGTATCTCCCGGCGGGATCACCCTGGTGACGCCGGACATGCTGGGCCAGTCGATCCACCATATTAGATGA
- a CDS encoding glycoside hydrolase, whose amino-acid sequence MPQSDALQAASRKLQLILCWHMHQPDYREYQRGEYVLPWTYLHAMKDYTDMAFHLEQHPQARAVVNFVPILLEQLHDYEQQFRSGEIRDALLKMLKHERLDELGDEQRLHILDSCFKSDHAKMLKPYRAYQHLFDLLKVLEGHGRENVTYLSGQYLADLLVWYHLVWMGESLRRSSELVARLMTKGSQFTYAERMELFGLIGAVIADIVPRYRKLAERGQIEISSTPYNHPIMPLLIDFTAARESEPNAPLPQAVQYPGGLSRVHAHLANAMEGHRQNFGAPPHGMWPSEGGVSRATLKLLAEHGCEWTATGQAVLANSLLREMNDHPLPGSSGYLYKPYQVDTGGAPIYCFFRDDGLSDKVGFEYAKWKGDDAAADFVHHLEEILRHAPDEEEPVVTVILDGENAWEYYPYNAYYFLSELYAKLENHPDIRTTTFHECVQSLNDPKSKVTASKLHQMVAGSWVYGTFSTWIGSPDKNRGWDLLCDAKRSYDIVMASGRLTDEEKRLATLQLADCEGSDWFWWFGDYNSALSVASFDNLFRRNLSNLYRLLKLPPPLELQHVISVGSGDPAMGGTMRRSDGM is encoded by the coding sequence ATGCCACAAAGTGACGCACTGCAGGCAGCAAGCAGGAAACTCCAGCTCATTCTGTGCTGGCACATGCACCAGCCGGATTACCGCGAATATCAGCGCGGGGAATACGTGCTGCCGTGGACATACCTGCATGCCATGAAGGATTACACCGACATGGCCTTCCATCTGGAGCAGCATCCGCAGGCCAGGGCGGTGGTGAATTTCGTGCCCATCCTGCTTGAGCAGCTGCACGACTACGAACAGCAATTCCGGAGCGGCGAGATCCGCGATGCATTGCTCAAGATGCTGAAGCATGAACGCCTGGACGAACTGGGGGATGAGCAGCGTCTGCACATCCTGGACAGCTGTTTCAAGAGCGACCATGCCAAGATGCTGAAGCCGTACCGGGCCTATCAGCACCTGTTCGACCTGCTGAAAGTGCTTGAGGGGCACGGTCGCGAGAATGTGACGTACCTGTCCGGGCAATACCTGGCCGACCTGCTGGTGTGGTACCACCTGGTGTGGATGGGCGAGAGCTTGCGGCGCAGCAGCGAACTGGTGGCGCGGCTGATGACCAAGGGCAGCCAGTTCACTTATGCCGAGCGCATGGAACTGTTCGGCCTGATCGGGGCCGTCATCGCCGACATCGTGCCGCGTTACCGCAAGCTGGCCGAGCGCGGGCAGATCGAGATATCTTCCACGCCCTATAACCATCCCATCATGCCGCTGCTCATCGATTTCACCGCGGCGCGCGAGAGCGAGCCGAATGCGCCTTTGCCGCAGGCGGTGCAGTACCCCGGCGGCCTGTCGCGTGTGCACGCGCACCTGGCCAACGCCATGGAGGGCCACCGGCAGAATTTCGGTGCGCCCCCCCATGGGATGTGGCCATCCGAGGGCGGCGTGTCGCGGGCCACACTGAAGCTGCTGGCGGAGCATGGCTGCGAATGGACGGCGACGGGGCAGGCGGTGCTGGCCAACAGCCTGTTGCGCGAGATGAACGACCATCCCTTGCCGGGCAGTTCCGGCTACCTGTACAAGCCCTACCAGGTCGACACCGGCGGTGCGCCGATCTACTGTTTCTTCCGCGATGACGGCCTCTCCGACAAGGTCGGCTTCGAATATGCCAAATGGAAAGGGGACGATGCCGCCGCCGACTTCGTCCACCACCTGGAAGAGATATTGCGGCATGCGCCGGATGAGGAGGAACCGGTGGTGACCGTGATCCTGGATGGCGAGAACGCATGGGAATACTACCCCTACAACGCCTATTACTTCCTGTCGGAATTATATGCGAAGCTGGAGAACCATCCCGACATCCGGACTACCACGTTCCATGAATGCGTCCAGAGCCTGAACGATCCGAAATCGAAAGTGACGGCGAGCAAGCTGCACCAGATGGTGGCCGGAAGCTGGGTGTACGGGACGTTCAGTACCTGGATCGGCTCTCCCGACAAGAACCGCGGCTGGGACCTGCTGTGCGATGCCAAGCGCAGCTACGATATCGTCATGGCGAGCGGGCGCCTGACCGACGAGGAGAAGCGCCTGGCCACCCTGCAGCTCGCCGACTGCGAAGGGTCGGACTGGTTCTGGTGGTTCGGCGACTACAATTCGGCACTCAGCGTCGCATCGTTCGATAACCTGTTCCGCCGCAACCTGTCCAATCTGTACCGCCTTCTCAAATTGCCGCCGCCGCTTGAGTTGCAGCATGTTATCAGTGTCGGCAGCGGCGATCCCGCCATGGGAGGAACCATGCGCCGATCCGATGGTATGTGA
- a CDS encoding alpha-amylase/4-alpha-glucanotransferase domain-containing protein: MAKSISLLLGVHAHQPVGNFTSVLDEAHVRCYGPFLRVLHRYPAFRFAIHVSGWLLDYMLERYPDDMALLKEMVQRGQAELVGAGYTEPVLAVIPEADRLGQLQRMSSMLEHTLGQRPQGAWLTERVWEATVVPSLADSGIRYSTVDDYHFLCAGKEGKELDGYYTTEENGRQLDLFPISEALRYRLPFSPAQEVVSYLESLAKEEGEPAAIYFDDIEKFGIWPETYQWVYERGWLTQFIEGVLASDIIRTERYCDYHARAKTHGVVYLPTTSYIEMNEWTLPVPAAHHYADLVQASKSSGDFERNKAFLRGGIWKNFFMRYPESNWMHKRMLSLSRRLHALPQNAQTAEMLNALYEAQANDAYWHGLFGGLYLPHLRRAIYNAIVKLEGLLDAAEPRQPMLATDLDLDGDDEIFLQNGVLQAILRQDGNAALCEFDAYRLNHNFADTLAMPQEHYHRKVHAQPSAHPGGEGIANPHERMSRKHEITPEDMAIDGQQKSMFLDKWLADGAETRPQYVLSESAGTASAATFEATLGDGRVRKSVVLDGSRLYVAYRFFGVARGVFQVVVNLAMPSCDGPAGRFRVGGEIQGGFGQLLQLAGMQHVVLEDAVLGGRLEVSVSRPVALHSLPSFSVSQSEAGFEKIMQAVVLTFDCILTSQTDTLEFCIDVA, encoded by the coding sequence ATGGCCAAATCGATTTCGTTGTTACTCGGAGTACATGCCCATCAGCCGGTGGGCAACTTCACCTCGGTGCTGGACGAGGCGCATGTCCGTTGTTACGGGCCGTTCCTGCGCGTGCTGCATCGCTACCCCGCATTCAGGTTCGCCATCCACGTCAGCGGCTGGCTGCTCGATTACATGCTGGAACGCTACCCGGACGACATGGCGCTGTTGAAGGAGATGGTGCAACGCGGGCAGGCCGAACTGGTGGGGGCGGGTTATACCGAGCCGGTGCTGGCGGTGATCCCGGAGGCCGATCGACTCGGGCAACTGCAGCGCATGTCGAGCATGCTGGAGCACACCCTCGGGCAGCGCCCGCAAGGCGCATGGCTGACCGAGCGCGTGTGGGAGGCGACCGTGGTCCCTTCGCTGGCGGATTCGGGCATCCGCTATTCCACGGTGGACGATTACCATTTCCTGTGTGCCGGGAAAGAGGGAAAGGAGCTGGACGGCTATTACACCACCGAAGAGAACGGGCGCCAGCTCGACCTGTTTCCGATTTCGGAGGCACTGCGCTACCGCCTGCCGTTCTCGCCGGCGCAGGAGGTGGTGAGCTACCTGGAAAGCCTGGCGAAAGAGGAGGGGGAACCGGCGGCAATCTATTTCGACGACATCGAGAAGTTCGGCATCTGGCCCGAAACCTATCAATGGGTGTACGAGCGAGGCTGGCTCACCCAGTTCATCGAAGGCGTGCTGGCATCCGACATCATCAGGACGGAGCGTTATTGCGACTATCATGCCCGCGCAAAGACGCACGGCGTGGTTTATTTGCCCACCACTTCCTATATTGAGATGAACGAATGGACGCTGCCGGTTCCTGCGGCCCATCACTATGCCGACCTGGTGCAGGCGTCGAAATCGTCCGGCGATTTCGAACGCAACAAGGCATTCCTGCGCGGCGGCATCTGGAAGAACTTTTTCATGCGCTATCCGGAGTCGAACTGGATGCACAAGCGCATGCTCAGCCTGTCGCGACGCCTGCATGCCTTGCCGCAAAACGCGCAGACAGCGGAGATGCTCAATGCGTTGTACGAAGCGCAGGCCAACGATGCCTATTGGCATGGCTTGTTCGGTGGGCTGTACCTGCCCCATCTGCGCCGCGCCATCTACAATGCGATCGTCAAGCTGGAGGGATTGCTGGACGCGGCCGAGCCACGCCAGCCAATGCTGGCCACCGATCTCGATCTGGATGGGGACGACGAGATATTCCTGCAGAACGGCGTGTTGCAGGCGATCCTGCGCCAGGACGGCAATGCGGCATTGTGCGAATTCGACGCCTACCGCCTGAACCATAATTTTGCCGATACCCTGGCCATGCCGCAGGAGCATTATCACCGCAAGGTGCATGCCCAGCCGAGTGCGCATCCTGGCGGCGAAGGGATCGCCAATCCGCATGAACGCATGAGCAGGAAGCATGAGATCACCCCGGAGGACATGGCGATCGACGGACAGCAGAAGTCGATGTTCCTGGACAAGTGGCTGGCAGACGGTGCCGAGACCAGGCCGCAATACGTGCTGTCGGAGAGCGCCGGAACGGCGTCCGCAGCAACGTTCGAGGCAACCCTGGGCGACGGCAGGGTGCGCAAATCGGTGGTGCTGGATGGCTCACGGCTGTATGTCGCCTATCGATTCTTCGGTGTAGCGCGCGGTGTGTTCCAGGTGGTGGTCAATCTTGCCATGCCGAGCTGCGACGGTCCTGCCGGCCGGTTCAGGGTGGGCGGGGAGATCCAGGGCGGCTTCGGCCAATTGCTGCAACTTGCCGGGATGCAGCATGTCGTACTGGAGGATGCGGTGCTGGGCGGCAGACTCGAGGTTTCGGTGAGCCGTCCTGTTGCGCTCCATTCGCTGCCCAGTTTCAGCGTTTCGCAATCCGAGGCCGGGTTCGAGAAGATCATGCAGGCTGTCGTGCTGACATTCGATTGCATATTGACGAGCCAGACCGATACGCTGGAGTTCTGCATCGACGTCGCCTGA
- the pgi gene encoding glucose-6-phosphate isomerase, whose protein sequence is MSALTQSAAWQALLAHHAANRQLSMRQLFGDDPQRFRRFSVRLDDMLLDYSKNLVTEQTMALLFALARQADVEGWRDRMLAGEKINCTEHRAVLHTALRAAVDPQHAPILVDGRDVLPGVRSVLEKMRVFSESVRSGAWRGYGGKAITDVVNIGIGGSFLGPLMVCEALNSYSGSLKTHFVSNIDSTDLLEKLEPLDPETTLFIVASKTFTTQETLMNARSARDWFLRSAGDVKHVAKHFVALSTNAKEVTAFGIDTANMFEFSDWVGGRYSLWSAIGLSIMLAVGMDNFEELLRGAHEMDVHFSTAPLEQNMPVIMALLGVWYNNFHEITKQALLPYDHALEHFVPYFQQADMESNGKRVDRNGVPVDYSTGPILWGGVGTNGQHAYFQILHQGTQMVPADFIASVQTHYPLGEHHATLLSNFFAQTEALMRGKNEAEARAELQAAGMDEGAIAALLPHKVFEGNKPTNSILFRQLTPRTLGRLIALYEHKIFVQGIIWNINSFDQWGVELGKQLASHIQAELRSGAEITAHDSSTNGLIAHYNALK, encoded by the coding sequence ATGTCTGCATTGACTCAATCCGCCGCCTGGCAAGCGTTGCTTGCACACCATGCCGCCAACAGGCAGCTTTCCATGCGGCAGCTGTTCGGCGACGATCCGCAGCGTTTCAGGCGCTTCTCGGTGCGTCTCGATGACATGCTGCTCGACTACTCCAAGAATCTGGTGACTGAGCAGACGATGGCGCTGCTGTTCGCTCTGGCGCGCCAGGCGGATGTCGAAGGCTGGCGCGACCGGATGCTTGCCGGCGAGAAGATCAACTGCACCGAGCACCGCGCGGTGCTGCACACCGCTTTGCGCGCAGCGGTGGATCCCCAGCATGCGCCCATCCTGGTCGACGGCCGGGATGTGCTGCCGGGGGTGCGGAGCGTACTGGAAAAGATGCGCGTCTTCAGCGAGAGCGTGCGCAGCGGCGCCTGGCGCGGGTATGGCGGCAAGGCCATCACCGACGTGGTGAACATCGGCATCGGCGGTTCTTTCCTCGGCCCGTTGATGGTGTGCGAGGCGCTGAATTCATATTCCGGCAGTCTGAAAACGCATTTCGTCTCCAATATCGACAGCACCGACCTGCTCGAAAAACTGGAGCCGCTCGATCCCGAGACGACGCTGTTCATCGTCGCCTCCAAGACCTTCACCACGCAGGAAACCCTGATGAATGCCCGCTCGGCGCGCGACTGGTTTTTGCGCAGCGCCGGCGATGTGAAACACGTCGCGAAGCATTTTGTGGCGCTGTCGACCAATGCGAAAGAGGTGACGGCGTTCGGCATCGATACCGCCAACATGTTCGAGTTTTCCGACTGGGTCGGCGGGCGATATTCGCTGTGGTCGGCAATCGGCCTGTCCATCATGCTGGCGGTGGGGATGGACAACTTCGAGGAACTGCTGCGCGGTGCCCATGAGATGGATGTGCATTTCAGCACTGCGCCGCTGGAACAGAACATGCCGGTGATCATGGCGCTGCTGGGGGTCTGGTACAACAACTTCCACGAGATCACCAAGCAGGCGCTGCTTCCGTATGACCATGCGCTGGAACATTTCGTCCCGTACTTCCAGCAGGCGGACATGGAGAGCAACGGCAAACGCGTGGATCGCAACGGCGTGCCGGTGGATTATTCGACCGGTCCCATCCTGTGGGGCGGCGTCGGCACCAACGGCCAGCATGCCTACTTCCAGATCCTGCACCAGGGGACGCAGATGGTCCCGGCCGATTTCATCGCCTCGGTGCAGACCCACTACCCGCTGGGCGAACATCATGCCACGCTGCTGTCGAATTTCTTTGCCCAGACGGAGGCGCTGATGCGCGGCAAGAACGAGGCCGAGGCGCGTGCCGAGCTGCAGGCGGCCGGCATGGACGAAGGGGCCATCGCCGCACTGCTGCCGCACAAGGTGTTCGAGGGCAACAAACCGACCAATTCCATCCTGTTCAGGCAACTGACGCCGCGCACGCTGGGGCGGCTGATCGCGCTGTATGAGCACAAGATCTTTGTGCAGGGCATCATCTGGAACATCAACTCCTTCGACCAGTGGGGCGTGGAGCTGGGCAAACAGCTGGCCTCGCACATCCAGGCCGAGCTGCGCAGCGGCGCCGAGATCACCGCGCACGATTCCTCCACCAACGGACTGATCGCCCATTACAACGCACTTAAATGA
- the glgA gene encoding glycogen synthase GlgA yields the protein MKILFVTSEAHPLIKTGGLADVSGALPAALQALGQDVRLLLPGYIPVLDKLDSKRTVASFGVFPGQPEIRLLSAKMPHTEVPVYVLDAPQYFCRVAGPYQYELGGDWPDNPMRFGMLSRVAAMLGSADSPIAWRADIVHCNDWQSGLAPAYLQLNRGSHAKSVMTIHNMAFQGSFDRDWLAPLDLPQSCFDMHGVEFHGYLSFLKAGLHYADRIVTVSPTYAHEIQTTEMGYGMQGLLAVRNGDVSGILNGIDEQEWNPATDRYLAAHYDSSDLARKAAGKLALQQQLGLETDAKAPLLGVVSRLTYQKGLDMLLESLPRLLDGGAQLAVLGSGESELERRFQQLAQRYPERVSVTLRFDEGLSHRIMAGADIFLMPSRFEPCGLNQMYGMRYGTPPVVRKTGGLADSVSDAQESDGTGFVFDEADPAILYRTIVRAIECYRDEKNFRRIQLNGMRRDVGWAGSAQRYLDLYRTM from the coding sequence ATGAAGATACTTTTCGTCACCTCGGAAGCCCATCCACTGATCAAGACCGGCGGTCTGGCCGATGTCAGCGGTGCGCTGCCGGCCGCGCTGCAGGCGCTGGGGCAGGATGTGCGGCTGCTGCTGCCGGGCTATATCCCGGTGCTGGATAAACTGGACAGCAAGCGCACGGTCGCCAGCTTCGGGGTATTCCCCGGCCAGCCCGAGATAAGGCTGTTGAGCGCGAAGATGCCGCATACCGAAGTGCCGGTGTATGTGCTGGATGCGCCGCAATACTTCTGCCGCGTGGCCGGGCCATACCAGTACGAGCTGGGGGGCGACTGGCCGGACAATCCGATGCGTTTCGGCATGTTGTCCAGGGTGGCGGCGATGCTGGGCAGCGCGGATTCGCCCATCGCCTGGCGTGCCGATATCGTGCACTGCAACGACTGGCAGAGCGGCCTTGCGCCGGCGTATCTGCAACTGAACCGGGGCTCGCACGCCAAGAGCGTGATGACCATCCACAACATGGCGTTCCAGGGCAGCTTCGATCGCGACTGGCTGGCGCCGCTCGATCTCCCGCAATCCTGTTTCGATATGCATGGCGTGGAGTTCCACGGCTACTTGTCCTTCCTCAAGGCCGGGCTGCATTATGCCGACCGTATCGTGACGGTCAGTCCGACCTATGCGCACGAGATACAGACCACCGAGATGGGCTACGGCATGCAAGGCCTGCTTGCGGTACGTAACGGGGACGTGAGCGGTATCCTGAACGGCATCGACGAGCAGGAATGGAATCCCGCCACCGATCGGTATCTGGCAGCGCATTACGACAGCAGCGACCTCGCACGCAAGGCCGCCGGCAAGCTGGCGCTGCAACAACAGCTCGGGCTGGAAACGGATGCAAAAGCACCTTTGCTGGGCGTGGTCAGCCGCCTCACCTATCAGAAGGGGCTGGATATGCTGCTGGAAAGCCTGCCCAGATTGCTGGACGGCGGGGCGCAACTGGCGGTGCTGGGGAGCGGCGAGAGCGAACTGGAACGGCGCTTCCAGCAATTGGCACAGCGCTATCCCGAGCGCGTTTCGGTCACCTTGCGCTTCGACGAGGGATTGTCGCACCGGATCATGGCAGGAGCAGACATCTTCCTGATGCCGTCCCGCTTCGAGCCCTGCGGGCTGAACCAGATGTACGGGATGCGTTACGGTACGCCACCGGTGGTGCGCAAGACCGGCGGCCTGGCGGATTCGGTGAGCGATGCGCAGGAGAGCGACGGCACCGGCTTCGTGTTCGATGAGGCGGATCCGGCGATACTGTACCGCACCATCGTGCGTGCCATCGAATGTTACCGGGACGAAAAGAACTTCCGGCGGATACAGCTCAACGGCATGCGCCGCGATGTCGGGTGGGCAGGCAGTGCGCAGCGTTATCTCGATCTTTACCGGACGATGTGA
- a CDS encoding glycogen/starch/alpha-glucan phosphorylase, which translates to MNTVNKPFIAKHPSVLKIPPLGMDAGGLEEDFCRYFNHTLGWDKAIVSSHHVYSSCALVLRDRLVERWRRTQRAYDESGCKQAYYLSLEFLMGRALGNALLNLELTGAGAEAMRNLGLDLEEVQELESDAGLGNGGLGRLAACFLDSCATLQLPVTGYGIRYEYGMFRQKIEQGRQVEEPDHWLRNGNPWEIERPEYAVRIKFGGRSDFYTDPDGDLRARWIDTQDVVAVPYDMPIPGYRNGTVNTLRLWKAAATEEFDLEEFNAGSYTEAVAAKNAAEHITMVLYPNDASENGKELRLRQQYFLASASLQDVLRQWVHKHGDDFSDFAEKSCFQLNDTHPTCAVPELMRLLMDEHGLGWDEAWHITAGTMAYTNHTLLPEALERWPVGMFGRLLPRLLDIIYEINARFTEEVSLRWPGDTDRQRRMSIIEEGDIPQIRMAYLAVVACHSVNGVAALHSELLQQHLFRDFFELWPGKFNNKTNGVTPRRWLASSNPLLSALIDRSIGEAWRTDLSALAALREFADDSEFRAEWRQIKQANKRRLADTVARDCGVEFDPAAMFDVQVKRIHEYKRQLLNVLHVIHLYDRIKRGDVADWTPRCVLIGGKAAPGYAMAKRIIRLVTAVAEVVNHDPATQGRLRLAFLPDYCVSAMEVICPAADLSEQISTAGKEASGTGNMKFMMNGAITIGTLDGANIEIREEVGEKNFFLFGLTAGQVEAARGSYDPASIVAADADLARVMHLLESGHFNLFEPGLFDPIVQSILSPNDPWLTAADFRGFVDAQRKVAEVYRDRERWTRMSILNSAASGKFSSDRTILDYNRDIWQLSQVPAHAE; encoded by the coding sequence ATGAATACCGTCAACAAACCTTTCATTGCCAAGCATCCGAGTGTGCTGAAGATCCCGCCCCTGGGCATGGATGCCGGCGGGCTGGAAGAGGATTTCTGCCGTTACTTCAACCACACATTGGGTTGGGACAAAGCGATCGTCTCGTCGCACCATGTCTATTCCTCCTGCGCGCTGGTGTTGCGCGACCGCCTGGTGGAACGCTGGCGCCGGACCCAGCGGGCTTATGACGAATCCGGTTGCAAACAGGCGTATTACCTGTCGCTGGAGTTCCTGATGGGGCGCGCACTGGGAAACGCGCTGCTTAACCTGGAGTTGACGGGGGCTGGTGCCGAGGCGATGCGCAATCTGGGACTGGACCTGGAAGAGGTGCAGGAACTGGAGAGCGATGCGGGTCTGGGCAACGGCGGCCTGGGGCGGCTGGCCGCCTGTTTCCTGGATAGTTGTGCGACGTTGCAGTTGCCGGTGACCGGTTACGGCATCCGCTATGAGTATGGCATGTTCCGCCAGAAGATCGAGCAGGGGCGCCAGGTGGAAGAACCGGACCACTGGTTGCGCAACGGCAATCCGTGGGAGATCGAGCGGCCGGAATACGCGGTCAGGATCAAGTTCGGCGGACGCTCCGATTTCTATACCGATCCGGACGGCGATCTGCGCGCGCGCTGGATCGATACGCAGGACGTGGTGGCTGTTCCCTACGACATGCCCATCCCCGGCTATCGCAACGGCACGGTGAATACCTTGCGTCTGTGGAAGGCGGCAGCGACGGAAGAGTTCGACCTGGAAGAGTTCAATGCCGGCAGCTACACCGAGGCAGTCGCGGCGAAAAACGCAGCGGAACATATCACCATGGTGCTGTACCCGAATGATGCGAGCGAGAATGGCAAGGAGCTGCGTCTGCGCCAGCAATATTTCCTGGCGTCGGCGAGCTTGCAGGACGTATTGCGGCAATGGGTGCACAAACATGGCGACGACTTCTCGGATTTTGCGGAAAAGAGCTGTTTCCAGCTGAACGATACCCATCCGACCTGCGCGGTGCCGGAATTGATGCGCCTGCTGATGGACGAACATGGACTGGGCTGGGACGAGGCGTGGCACATCACTGCGGGCACCATGGCCTATACCAACCATACGCTGCTGCCCGAGGCATTGGAGCGCTGGCCGGTGGGCATGTTCGGACGCTTGCTGCCGCGCCTGCTCGATATCATCTACGAGATCAACGCCCGCTTCACGGAAGAGGTATCGCTGCGCTGGCCTGGCGATACCGATCGGCAGCGCCGCATGTCGATCATCGAGGAAGGCGATATCCCGCAGATACGCATGGCCTATCTGGCCGTGGTGGCGTGCCATTCGGTTAACGGTGTGGCGGCCCTGCATTCCGAGTTGCTGCAGCAGCATCTGTTCCGTGATTTCTTCGAGCTGTGGCCCGGGAAATTCAACAACAAGACCAACGGGGTGACGCCCCGGCGCTGGCTGGCTTCGAGCAATCCGCTGTTGAGCGCACTGATCGACCGCAGCATCGGAGAAGCATGGCGCACCGACTTGTCCGCTCTGGCGGCGTTGCGCGAGTTCGCCGACGACAGCGAGTTCCGCGCCGAGTGGCGCCAGATCAAGCAGGCAAACAAGCGGCGGCTGGCAGACACGGTCGCTCGCGATTGCGGCGTGGAGTTCGATCCGGCGGCGATGTTCGATGTGCAGGTGAAGCGCATCCATGAATACAAGCGCCAGTTGCTCAATGTGCTGCATGTGATCCATCTATATGATCGCATCAAGCGCGGCGATGTCGCCGACTGGACGCCGCGCTGCGTGCTGATCGGCGGCAAGGCCGCGCCTGGCTATGCCATGGCGAAACGCATCATCAGGCTGGTCACGGCAGTGGCTGAGGTCGTCAATCACGATCCCGCCACGCAAGGGCGGTTGCGACTCGCCTTCCTGCCCGATTATTGCGTCTCGGCGATGGAGGTCATCTGCCCGGCGGCCGACCTGTCCGAGCAGATATCGACGGCAGGCAAGGAAGCGTCGGGTACGGGCAACATGAAGTTCATGATGAACGGTGCCATCACCATCGGCACGCTGGATGGCGCGAACATCGAGATCCGCGAGGAAGTGGGCGAAAAAAATTTCTTCCTGTTCGGGTTGACCGCAGGTCAGGTGGAGGCGGCTCGGGGAAGCTACGATCCCGCTTCCATCGTCGCTGCCGATGCCGACCTGGCGCGGGTCATGCACCTGCTGGAAAGCGGACATTTCAACCTGTTCGAGCCGGGGTTATTCGACCCCATCGTCCAGTCCATTCTGAGCCCGAACGATCCATGGCTGACGGCAGCCGATTTTCGCGGTTTCGTGGACGCCCAGCGCAAGGTGGCGGAGGTTTATCGCGACCGAGAGCGCTGGACGCGCATGAGTATCCTGAATTCAGCAGCCAGCGGCAAATTCTCCAGTGATCGTACCATCCTCGATTACAACCGCGACATCTGGCAGCTGAGTCAAGTGCCTGCGCATGCCGAGTGA